Proteins from a genomic interval of Polaribacter sp. Q13:
- a CDS encoding class I SAM-dependent DNA methyltransferase, giving the protein MTTQNFETKTKALIDDLKSVCANYGLGNDGNEFKIITQVFLYKFLNDKYVYELKQLEPTLAEAEDFDAALKSLSADDLEMLTMQISQDTAVFAPKNLLSRLFEQQNKDKFSEIFDETFLEVARANNDIFSVLTQGGEKVVLFDDISKYVTDNKDAFCKALVNKLVGFSFEHIFEQKFDFFATIFEYLIKDYNSNSGGKYAEYFTPHAVAKIMAACLVTDKNVTNATCYDPSAGSGTLLMNIAHQIGEDKCTIYSQDISQKSSGLLRLNLILNNLVHSIQNIIQGNTISNPTHKQENGQLQTFDYIVSNPPFKLDFSDYSASLDSKANKERFFAGIPNIPKTKKDSMAIYLLFIQHIMHSLSAKGKAAIVVPTGFITAQSGIDKKIRQKLVESKMLAGVVSMPSNIFATTGTNVSILFLDKANTKDVVLIDASNLGTKVKEGKNQKTVLSNAEEQQIIDVFNAKEIKDDFSVVVSYDDITAKNYSLSAGQYFEVKIEYIDISADEFTTKMNDFESNLETLFAESKILEKEISKGLKSLKYE; this is encoded by the coding sequence ATGACAACACAAAATTTTGAAACCAAAACCAAAGCATTAATAGACGATCTAAAAAGCGTTTGTGCAAACTATGGTTTAGGAAATGACGGAAACGAATTTAAAATAATTACCCAAGTATTTTTATACAAATTCTTAAACGACAAATACGTTTACGAACTAAAACAACTAGAACCTACTTTAGCAGAAGCCGAAGATTTTGATGCTGCTTTAAAAAGTTTATCCGCAGACGATTTAGAAATGTTAACGATGCAAATTAGCCAAGACACGGCAGTATTTGCGCCTAAAAACTTACTATCTCGTTTGTTTGAACAACAAAACAAAGATAAATTCTCGGAAATTTTTGATGAAACCTTTTTAGAAGTTGCCAGAGCAAATAACGATATTTTCTCGGTACTCACACAAGGTGGAGAAAAAGTGGTTTTGTTTGATGATATTAGCAAATATGTAACCGATAATAAAGATGCGTTTTGCAAAGCATTGGTTAACAAATTGGTTGGTTTTAGTTTCGAGCATATTTTTGAACAAAAGTTCGATTTTTTTGCCACTATTTTCGAGTATTTAATAAAAGATTACAATAGCAATAGTGGTGGTAAATATGCAGAGTATTTTACACCACATGCAGTTGCAAAAATTATGGCAGCTTGTTTGGTAACAGACAAAAACGTAACCAATGCTACTTGTTACGACCCAAGTGCCGGTTCTGGTACGTTGTTAATGAATATTGCTCACCAAATTGGCGAAGATAAATGTACTATTTACTCGCAAGATATTTCCCAGAAATCCTCTGGTTTATTGCGTTTAAACCTAATTTTAAACAACTTAGTACATTCCATACAAAACATTATACAAGGCAATACCATTTCTAACCCAACGCACAAACAAGAAAACGGACAATTACAAACCTTCGATTATATTGTTTCTAACCCGCCGTTTAAATTAGATTTTTCTGATTACTCCGCCTCTTTAGATTCTAAAGCCAATAAAGAACGCTTTTTTGCAGGAATACCAAACATTCCGAAAACCAAGAAAGACTCCATGGCAATTTATTTGTTGTTTATACAACACATTATGCACAGTTTGTCCGCCAAAGGAAAAGCAGCAATTGTAGTACCAACGGGTTTTATTACCGCACAAAGTGGTATTGATAAAAAAATTAGACAAAAATTGGTGGAAAGTAAAATGTTGGCAGGTGTGGTTTCTATGCCTTCTAATATTTTTGCAACTACAGGTACCAACGTTAGTATTTTGTTTTTAGACAAAGCAAATACCAAAGACGTCGTTTTAATTGATGCTTCTAATTTAGGAACCAAAGTAAAAGAAGGAAAAAATCAAAAAACCGTTTTAAGTAATGCTGAAGAACAACAAATTATTGATGTTTTTAACGCCAAAGAAATAAAAGACGATTTTTCTGTAGTAGTTTCTTATGATGATATAACCGCCAAAAATTACAGTTTAAGTGCAGGACAGTATTTTGAAGTAAAAATTGAATACATAGATATTTCTGCGGATGAGTTTACTACTAAAATGAACGATTTTGAAAGCAATTTAGAAACCTTGTTTGCTGAATCTAAAATATTGGAAAAGGAAATTAGTAAAGGTTTGAAAAGTTTAAAATATGAGTAA
- a CDS encoding restriction endonuclease subunit S: protein MKTYKLSDLYEMSSGISSKKEQAGHGSPFASFSTVFNNTFLPDVLPDLMDTSEKEKETYSIKVGDIFLTRTSETLDELGMSSVAVKDYPNASYSGFLKRLRPTQKNITYAKFMAFYLRSYLFRKTMNNNATMTLRASLNEQIFSYLDIVLPEYNEQIKIGDLFHKISQKIEINNKINQELEAIAKTLYDYWFVQFDFPDANGKPYKSSGGKMVFNEELKRETPVDWEVGRLDDICNIINGYAFKSEWYKESGVKIIRTKNFEDGYVNLNDINYLEKEFALEFEKYQLNQFDFLMVMVGASTGKNCIVNSNILPALQNQNMWRFVSKTNSQLFLNLKLKRTILELESTTNGSARGFFQKSTFLKKKIEIPNENLIRNLCKKVNPIFQKIDNNLKENQKLSELRDWLLPMLMNGQITVGGAEKEIERLGLVAEESIKYGER, encoded by the coding sequence ATGAAAACTTATAAACTTAGTGACCTTTATGAAATGAGTTCTGGAATATCTTCAAAGAAAGAACAAGCAGGTCATGGTTCGCCTTTTGCTTCTTTTAGTACTGTCTTTAATAATACTTTTCTACCTGATGTATTACCAGATTTAATGGATACTTCTGAAAAGGAAAAAGAAACTTATTCAATTAAAGTAGGTGATATATTTTTAACCCGAACAAGTGAAACATTAGATGAACTTGGTATGAGCTCAGTAGCAGTAAAAGATTACCCTAATGCTTCCTATAGTGGTTTTTTAAAACGACTTAGACCTACTCAAAAAAATATAACTTACGCTAAATTTATGGCTTTTTATCTAAGAAGCTATCTATTTAGAAAAACGATGAATAATAATGCTACAATGACTTTAAGAGCAAGTCTTAATGAGCAAATATTTTCATATTTAGATATTGTTTTACCTGAATATAATGAACAAATAAAAATAGGAGATTTATTCCACAAGATTAGTCAAAAAATAGAAATCAACAATAAAATAAACCAAGAATTAGAAGCAATAGCAAAAACGTTGTATGATTATTGGTTTGTACAATTCGATTTCCCTGATGCCAATGGTAAACCTTATAAATCTTCTGGTGGAAAAATGGTTTTTAATGAGGAGTTGAAACGTGAAACCCCTGTTGATTGGGAAGTTGGAAGGTTAGATGATATTTGTAATATAATTAATGGTTATGCATTTAAAAGCGAATGGTACAAGGAGAGTGGTGTTAAAATCATTAGAACTAAAAATTTTGAAGATGGATATGTTAATTTAAATGATATAAATTATCTAGAAAAAGAATTTGCATTAGAGTTTGAAAAATACCAGTTAAATCAATTTGATTTTCTAATGGTAATGGTTGGAGCTTCTACTGGTAAAAATTGTATTGTAAATTCTAATATATTGCCAGCATTGCAAAATCAGAATATGTGGAGATTTGTTTCTAAAACAAATAGTCAACTATTTTTAAATTTAAAATTGAAAAGGACTATATTAGAATTGGAAAGTACTACTAATGGAAGTGCAAGAGGTTTTTTTCAAAAGAGTACTTTTTTAAAGAAAAAAATAGAGATTCCAAACGAAAATCTTATTAGAAATCTATGTAAAAAAGTAAATCCTATTTTTCAGAAAATTGACAATAATTTAAAAGAAAACCAAAAACTTTCAGAATTACGAGACTGGTTATTGCCTATGTTAATGAATGGGCAAATTACAGTTGGTGGTGCAGAAAAAGAAATTGAGCGTTTGGGTTTGGTTGCTGAGGAGAGTATTAAATATGGGGAAAGATGA
- a CDS encoding P-loop NTPase fold protein, whose amino-acid sequence MSLIFIEKISVLLIKLGKHIITNTYSFEIGYWIISLFFIVLYIALIRKKFIHNKRTTFLVFYVTIIYILLRFIYTQFIDFAPNKSDFKYADIILVLFAAHIINLIVNLDKNIKIKRRKTDDVTNFFIEDKAFDNGEIDNEAILQKLVEVVTDFKPNIAFSIGINAVWGYGKSSFLERFDKEFKKTNNKSVLFWYHIWKNKGSTAIIENFFDELKQSLKPYSSEISEDINNYVSAILSLSSGDLQKIISVGMELLSENSTLEKYHTKINNTIKKIDKQIVILLDDLDRLEKDEILNSLKLIRTLSDFNNVVFIAGYDREYVVKTIEKSKDNYIDKIFNVEINLLPFDQKLIETELLKQIDIAFPINISETDKIGFNYGFKNLFTEKQLNISDVSIDNLHNDNLYVCEKNKLGYKDFLKTYRDVKRFINEFKFNASLSEVEKNVIPDEYILFKLLIYKYRDLPNIVFNKIDELLKKGVLDSENNKIQFLGDLAFNDVYCYDEEVKLKIKNILEGIYPNDDIVIINAALCKLFSEKPQRYYQLNQNSISKIYYTNIYLRNNILGAEITISELQEAFDENNIFSIAERVSKLNSKSKTQLINEIKEFIFNNPINSKESFIDSLESINITLMNQGASVNQRIVKILNDGYVNVYKENKLEFKKEIATVLESKFIGYLDVILQSLLINIEREESGFYNGPEVQKYNDNPLNSDEIIGLLSKKLEDLIAEKLNVKLIFDYYSSIIGKIVIGRIIVLSNEANELIRDDIKNRFKDYLITALFDFMTKPKKESDFVFQLWEPSFFLANIFSKKSTYNELIANPQKGELYKLYLSEGWDNFNHFIQDMDLSNLNLSEPDKKSFLKGKKLLYKFIKNNYKPLTWEQYSVIWNEK is encoded by the coding sequence TTGTCTTTAATTTTTATTGAAAAAATAAGTGTTTTATTAATAAAATTAGGCAAACATATTATTACTAATACTTATTCTTTCGAAATAGGTTATTGGATAATTTCACTTTTTTTTATTGTACTTTATATAGCACTAATTAGAAAAAAATTTATACATAACAAGAGAACTACTTTTTTAGTTTTTTATGTTACCATTATTTATATTTTATTAAGATTTATTTATACGCAGTTTATTGATTTTGCTCCTAATAAGTCAGATTTTAAATATGCAGATATCATACTTGTCCTATTTGCTGCTCATATTATAAATTTAATTGTAAATTTAGATAAAAACATTAAGATTAAAAGGCGAAAAACAGATGATGTTACAAACTTCTTTATTGAAGATAAAGCATTTGATAATGGGGAAATTGACAATGAAGCAATTCTTCAAAAACTTGTTGAAGTTGTAACTGATTTTAAACCAAATATTGCATTCAGTATTGGAATAAATGCTGTCTGGGGATATGGAAAGAGTAGTTTCTTAGAAAGATTTGATAAGGAATTCAAAAAGACAAACAACAAATCCGTATTATTCTGGTATCATATCTGGAAAAACAAGGGTTCAACAGCAATAATAGAAAACTTTTTTGATGAATTAAAGCAAAGTTTAAAACCATATTCTTCAGAAATTTCTGAAGATATTAATAATTACGTTTCTGCTATTTTAAGTCTTTCAAGTGGTGATTTACAAAAGATAATTTCAGTTGGTATGGAGCTGCTTTCAGAGAATAGTACTCTAGAAAAATACCACACCAAAATTAATAACACCATAAAAAAAATAGATAAACAAATAGTAATTCTATTAGATGACTTAGATAGGCTTGAGAAGGATGAAATATTAAATTCCTTAAAACTTATAAGAACCTTATCAGACTTTAATAATGTTGTTTTTATTGCTGGTTATGATAGAGAGTATGTAGTTAAAACTATAGAAAAATCCAAAGACAATTATATTGATAAAATTTTCAATGTAGAGATTAATTTATTGCCATTTGATCAAAAATTAATTGAAACAGAATTATTAAAACAAATAGACATTGCCTTTCCTATTAATATTTCCGAAACTGATAAAATTGGTTTTAATTATGGGTTTAAAAATTTATTCACTGAGAAACAATTAAACATATCAGATGTTTCTATAGATAATTTACATAACGATAACCTATATGTATGTGAAAAAAACAAATTGGGTTACAAAGATTTTTTAAAAACCTATAGAGATGTAAAACGTTTTATTAATGAGTTTAAATTTAATGCATCCCTTTCTGAAGTTGAAAAAAATGTAATTCCTGATGAATACATTTTATTTAAACTTTTAATTTATAAATATAGAGACTTACCAAATATAGTTTTTAATAAAATTGATGAACTTTTAAAGAAAGGTGTATTAGATTCTGAGAATAATAAGATTCAATTTTTAGGTGATTTAGCATTTAATGATGTTTATTGTTATGATGAAGAAGTAAAACTTAAAATTAAGAACATATTAGAAGGAATATATCCTAACGACGATATTGTAATAATAAATGCAGCTCTTTGTAAACTGTTTTCGGAAAAACCACAAAGGTATTATCAGTTAAATCAAAACTCAATTTCAAAGATTTATTATACTAATATTTATTTGAGAAATAATATTTTAGGAGCTGAAATTACTATTTCAGAACTTCAAGAAGCATTTGATGAAAATAACATTTTTAGTATTGCAGAGAGAGTTTCAAAGTTAAATTCTAAATCTAAAACTCAATTAATAAATGAAATAAAAGAATTTATTTTTAACAATCCTATAAATTCAAAAGAATCATTTATTGATTCATTAGAATCAATAAACATTACTTTAATGAATCAAGGTGCTTCTGTAAATCAGAGAATTGTAAAAATTTTAAATGATGGATACGTTAATGTATATAAGGAAAATAAACTTGAGTTTAAAAAAGAGATAGCAACAGTACTAGAATCCAAATTCATTGGTTATTTGGATGTTATATTACAAAGTTTACTGATTAACATTGAACGAGAAGAGAGTGGATTTTACAATGGACCGGAAGTCCAAAAATATAACGACAATCCACTAAATTCGGATGAAATTATTGGCCTATTATCTAAGAAACTAGAAGATTTAATAGCTGAAAAATTGAACGTAAAGCTGATCTTTGATTATTATTCTTCTATAATTGGAAAAATCGTTATTGGGAGAATTATTGTTTTATCAAATGAAGCCAATGAATTAATTCGAGATGATATTAAAAACAGATTTAAAGACTATTTAATAACTGCTCTTTTTGATTTTATGACAAAACCAAAAAAAGAAAGCGACTTTGTATTTCAACTTTGGGAGCCAAGTTTCTTTTTAGCAAATATATTTTCTAAAAAAAGCACTTATAATGAATTAATCGCTAACCCCCAAAAAGGCGAATTATATAAATTATATTTAAGTGAAGGCTGGGACAATTTTAATCATTTTATTCAAGATATGGATTTGTCAAATCTTAATTTAAGTGAACCTGATAAAAAGAGTTTCTTAAAGGGGAAAAAATTACTATACAAATTTATTAAGAACAATTACAAACCTCTTACTTGGGAGCAATACTCTGTTATTTGGAATGAGAAATAA
- a CDS encoding PD-(D/E)XK nuclease family protein — translation MQNTSIINLLNNLPEINLTGEIPYSILNPLYNRISQKELAHSEIIASFLNPNDYHNHGVLFLNQFLNDIGLKDEAKNLSKFDNINIYTERKVKISEDANLRPIDILITWEYENCKNAIIIENKLNYAPDQPDQLNDYYEGVIREGYNVKKVIYMHIDQYIIKTKKDVSNDVFTCLFNYNVSLLIETLKTCKIKKSYSYITEYINLLKNNIQNYKYMETALKIQKDLIDKQEEFKKLVAVSKIVNSKEWHIAKFDIIQSDLVEGFVNDDQLIIGDVNKSKAYNSYYKSLYFKDQTYWLELWSDEDSVNLYLCCKDEDSKVLNEIKFGDLHFKYESNWDNWQYYNTDGSCIDFPSDLESFKELVRKALNQLKNLKATNE, via the coding sequence ATGCAAAATACCAGTATAATAAATCTATTAAATAATCTACCAGAGATCAACTTAACTGGAGAAATTCCATACAGTATTTTAAACCCATTATATAATCGAATATCTCAAAAGGAATTAGCACATAGTGAAATTATAGCATCTTTTCTAAACCCTAATGACTACCATAATCATGGTGTTTTATTTTTAAACCAATTTTTAAATGATATTGGGCTTAAAGATGAAGCGAAGAATCTTTCTAAATTTGATAATATTAATATTTACACAGAACGAAAAGTTAAAATTTCAGAAGACGCTAATTTACGACCAATAGATATATTAATTACTTGGGAATATGAAAATTGTAAAAACGCAATAATAATAGAAAACAAACTTAATTACGCACCAGATCAACCAGATCAATTAAATGATTATTACGAAGGTGTTATTCGAGAAGGATATAATGTAAAAAAAGTTATTTACATGCATATCGACCAATATATTATAAAGACGAAAAAGGATGTATCTAATGACGTTTTTACTTGTTTATTTAATTATAATGTATCACTTTTAATTGAAACCTTAAAAACCTGTAAAATAAAAAAATCATACTCTTATATTACAGAATATATTAATCTATTAAAAAATAATATCCAAAATTACAAGTATATGGAAACAGCTTTAAAAATTCAAAAGGATTTAATTGATAAGCAAGAGGAATTTAAAAAACTTGTGGCAGTTTCTAAAATTGTAAATAGTAAAGAATGGCATATCGCTAAATTTGACATTATTCAATCTGATTTAGTAGAAGGTTTTGTTAATGATGATCAATTGATTATTGGAGATGTAAATAAATCTAAAGCGTATAATTCTTATTATAAATCTTTGTATTTTAAAGATCAAACCTATTGGCTTGAATTATGGTCGGATGAAGATTCTGTAAATTTATATCTATGTTGTAAGGATGAAGATTCAAAAGTCCTAAACGAAATAAAATTCGGTGATCTTCATTTTAAATATGAAAGTAATTGGGATAATTGGCAGTATTATAACACAGATGGTAGCTGTATAGATTTCCCTTCTGATTTAGAGAGTTTTAAAGAACTTGTTAGAAAAGCTCTTAATCAATTAAAGAATTTAAAAGCTACTAACGAATAA